Proteins encoded within one genomic window of Bdellovibrio sp. ArHS:
- a CDS encoding ABC transporter ATP-binding protein, with amino-acid sequence MSSLPHIEIEHVHKVFKGEGGDVVALKDITFNIQPGEFVCLLGPSGCGKSTLLNAIAGFSLPSEGNIKVEQKIVSLPGPDRGMVFQEYALFPWMTVAENIVFGLKIRKESPEKMSRKLEELLSILKLTDFQNRFPKDLSGGMRQRVAIARVLALDSPIMLMDEPFGALDALTRRSLQDELLKIWSEFKKTIVFVTHSIEESIYLADRIIVMSYRPGTVKRDIQVAITRPRNPASPEFNALKKELSELVMAEQNRFEEAQLKSTTGD; translated from the coding sequence ATGAGTTCTTTGCCCCATATTGAAATCGAGCACGTGCATAAAGTTTTTAAAGGTGAGGGCGGTGATGTTGTCGCCTTAAAAGATATCACCTTCAATATTCAACCGGGTGAATTTGTCTGTCTGTTGGGACCGTCTGGCTGTGGTAAGAGCACACTTTTAAATGCGATCGCGGGCTTTTCTCTTCCCAGCGAAGGGAACATCAAGGTAGAGCAAAAAATCGTATCCCTTCCCGGACCTGATCGCGGTATGGTCTTCCAGGAATATGCTTTGTTTCCCTGGATGACGGTTGCGGAAAATATCGTTTTCGGTCTGAAAATTCGCAAAGAAAGTCCCGAAAAAATGTCCCGGAAGTTGGAGGAACTGCTCTCGATTCTGAAGTTAACAGATTTTCAAAACCGCTTTCCTAAAGACCTTTCCGGCGGGATGAGGCAACGGGTGGCGATTGCACGCGTGCTCGCGTTGGATTCACCGATCATGCTTATGGACGAACCTTTCGGGGCTTTGGACGCCCTGACTCGGCGAAGTTTGCAGGATGAGCTTCTTAAAATCTGGAGCGAGTTTAAAAAGACGATTGTCTTTGTCACGCACTCGATTGAAGAGTCCATCTATCTTGCTGATCGAATTATTGTGATGAGTTATCGCCCGGGAACAGTGAAGCGGGATATCCAGGTTGCAATTACGCGGCCACGCAATCCCGCCTCGCCCGAATTTAATGCGTTGAAAAAAGAACTTTCTGAATTGGTCATGGCCGAACAAAATAGATTTGAAGAGGCGCAGCTAAAATCGACAACAGGGGATTAG
- a CDS encoding NUDIX hydrolase has protein sequence MLRTFKDDKEFYASLPKKRIGAGVLLFYKQDLLIVQPTYNPGWILPGGTVQGEESPLEGLHREVREELSIPIEPRDLISVDYISNKDIKGEYIQFLFTAEELSEVQAQRIRLDPYELRDFKFVDIDKALTLLIPSVAKRVGHSLIALEEKKGAIYLENGSPLTPTAYRDQTDCDEEAK, from the coding sequence ATGTTACGAACCTTTAAAGACGACAAAGAGTTCTACGCTTCTCTTCCTAAAAAACGCATTGGTGCGGGGGTTTTGCTTTTCTATAAACAGGATCTGCTGATCGTGCAGCCCACTTACAATCCCGGCTGGATTTTACCCGGCGGCACGGTGCAAGGTGAAGAGTCTCCGCTGGAAGGCCTGCACCGTGAAGTTCGTGAAGAATTGTCCATCCCGATTGAGCCGCGCGACCTGATCTCGGTCGATTATATCTCTAACAAAGATATCAAAGGCGAATACATACAGTTTCTTTTTACAGCCGAAGAACTGAGCGAAGTGCAAGCGCAAAGAATCCGCTTGGACCCCTACGAACTGCGCGATTTTAAATTTGTCGATATTGATAAGGCACTCACTCTGCTTATTCCCTCGGTGGCAAAACGTGTGGGTCACAGCTTAATTGCCTTAGAAGAGAAAAAAGGCGCCATTTACCTCGAGAACGGTTCGCCCCTGACCCCGACTGCTTACAGAGATCAAACGGACTGCGACGAAGAGGCCAAGTAA
- a CDS encoding ABC transporter permease, whose amino-acid sequence MKHWSSSIKGVWVPFLVVALWESVVRAGWVNPQVLPAPSAVLSKWYEYLLPFEQYDPAKESYLAWVFSGELIRDLISSTYRVAVGFLIGAGLALPLGLIMGASTHVYDYLNPLIQVLRPIPPIAYIPLAILWFGLGDPPAVFLIALGAFFPVLMNTIVGVRAVDSIYIRAAKNLGATPGVMFMKVILPAAMPYILSGVRIGIGTGFICMIVAEMIAVNNGLGYRILEAREFFWSDKIIAGMFSIGLLGLAIDSGVSRLNNYLLRWHRGLE is encoded by the coding sequence TTGAAGCACTGGTCATCCTCAATCAAGGGAGTTTGGGTTCCTTTTCTGGTCGTCGCCCTTTGGGAGTCGGTGGTGCGCGCAGGCTGGGTGAATCCTCAGGTCTTGCCGGCCCCTTCGGCTGTTCTCAGCAAATGGTATGAGTATCTTTTGCCCTTTGAGCAGTACGATCCCGCCAAAGAATCCTATCTCGCGTGGGTTTTTTCCGGCGAACTCATTCGTGATTTAATTTCCAGTACCTATCGCGTGGCCGTGGGCTTTTTGATCGGCGCCGGCCTGGCGTTGCCGTTAGGTCTCATCATGGGAGCCAGCACGCACGTGTACGACTATCTGAATCCCTTGATCCAGGTATTAAGACCTATCCCGCCGATTGCATATATTCCACTGGCTATTCTGTGGTTTGGTCTGGGCGATCCACCCGCCGTTTTTCTAATTGCCTTGGGCGCCTTCTTTCCCGTGCTAATGAATACGATTGTTGGCGTGCGCGCCGTAGACAGCATTTATATTCGCGCGGCAAAAAATCTGGGTGCGACACCTGGAGTGATGTTTATGAAGGTCATTCTTCCGGCGGCAATGCCTTACATCTTAAGCGGCGTTCGCATTGGCATCGGCACAGGATTTATATGTATGATCGTGGCCGAGATGATTGCCGTGAATAACGGCCTTGGCTATCGCATTCTAGAAGCGCGCGAATTCTTTTGGTCCGATAAAATTATTGCGGGGATGTTTTCCATCGGACTTTTGGGCCTGGCCATCGATTCAGGCGTCAGCCGATTGAACAATTATTTGTTGCGATGGCATCGGGGGCTGGAATGA
- the hutU gene encoding urocanate hydratase: MSRVVRAPTGNKMVCKGWLQEAAYRMIQNNLDPMVAERPEDLVVYGGIGKAARNWESFDKILEALKNLENDETLLVQSGKPIGILKTHEDAPRVLLANSNLVPKWATWEHFNELDKKGLMMYGQMTAGSWIYIGTQGIIQGTYESFVEAGRQHFGGNLKGRVILTAGLGGMGGAQPLAGVFAGATVLAVEIDPTRIQKRLETKYVDEVATDLDDALARVKKYTAAGEAKSIALLGNMATVIHQMIEKGFTPDLLTDQTSAHDPLVGYIPEGYTVETAKEFRERDQKAYLDAAYASMAKHVRGMLAMKDKGAVTFDYGNNLRARAYEAGVTNAFDYPGFVPAFIRPLFCKGSGPFRWVALSGDPNDIKVTDDAMRKLFPHKKDLLRWLDMAEERIAFQGLPARICWLEYGERAKAGLMFNQLVAEGKVKAPIVIGRDHLDCGSVASPNRETEAMKDGSDAVSDWALLNALVNTACGATWVSLHHGGGVGMGYSQHAGQVIVADGTEKAARRLERVLTADPAMGVFRHLDAGYELAKEVAQERGVKSLWL, encoded by the coding sequence ATGTCTCGTGTTGTTAGGGCTCCTACGGGGAATAAGATGGTTTGTAAGGGCTGGTTGCAGGAAGCGGCTTACAGAATGATTCAAAACAACTTGGACCCGATGGTGGCGGAGCGTCCAGAGGACTTGGTTGTTTATGGTGGTATTGGTAAAGCGGCGCGCAACTGGGAAAGCTTCGATAAGATTCTAGAAGCTTTGAAAAATCTTGAAAACGACGAAACCTTGTTGGTTCAATCCGGGAAGCCGATTGGAATTTTGAAAACGCACGAGGATGCGCCTCGGGTTCTTTTGGCAAACTCAAACCTGGTGCCTAAGTGGGCGACCTGGGAACACTTCAATGAGCTCGATAAAAAAGGTTTGATGATGTACGGTCAGATGACGGCGGGCTCTTGGATCTACATTGGCACTCAAGGTATCATCCAAGGAACTTATGAGTCTTTCGTTGAAGCCGGTCGCCAACATTTTGGCGGAAATCTTAAAGGCCGCGTGATTTTGACTGCGGGCTTGGGCGGAATGGGTGGAGCACAGCCTTTGGCTGGTGTGTTTGCCGGTGCCACTGTTTTGGCGGTGGAAATCGATCCGACGCGCATTCAAAAACGTCTTGAAACAAAGTACGTCGACGAAGTGGCGACAGATCTTGATGATGCTTTGGCGCGCGTGAAAAAATACACGGCCGCGGGTGAAGCGAAGTCTATCGCTCTTCTTGGAAATATGGCGACAGTCATTCATCAAATGATTGAAAAAGGATTCACTCCGGATCTTTTGACAGACCAAACTTCAGCGCATGATCCATTGGTGGGTTATATTCCTGAAGGTTACACGGTCGAGACAGCGAAGGAATTCCGTGAGCGCGATCAAAAAGCCTACTTGGACGCGGCTTACGCATCCATGGCCAAACATGTGCGCGGCATGTTGGCGATGAAAGATAAAGGGGCTGTGACCTTTGACTATGGTAACAACCTTCGTGCGCGCGCTTATGAGGCGGGTGTGACCAATGCTTTTGACTATCCAGGATTTGTGCCGGCCTTCATTCGTCCGCTTTTCTGTAAAGGCAGTGGTCCCTTCCGCTGGGTGGCCTTGTCAGGCGATCCGAATGATATCAAAGTGACCGACGATGCGATGAGAAAACTTTTCCCTCACAAAAAAGATCTTCTTCGCTGGTTGGATATGGCGGAAGAACGTATCGCCTTCCAAGGTCTTCCTGCGCGTATCTGCTGGCTTGAATATGGTGAGCGCGCCAAGGCGGGCTTGATGTTCAATCAACTTGTTGCTGAGGGCAAAGTGAAAGCGCCGATCGTGATTGGTCGCGATCATTTGGATTGCGGTTCTGTGGCAAGTCCAAATCGTGAAACGGAGGCGATGAAGGATGGTTCTGATGCCGTCAGTGATTGGGCTTTGTTAAACGCCCTCGTAAATACTGCTTGCGGAGCGACTTGGGTGAGCTTGCATCATGGCGGTGGCGTAGGCATGGGCTACAGTCAGCATGCAGGGCAAGTCATTGTTGCCGACGGAACCGAAAAAGCCGCTCGTCGTTTAGAGCGTGTTTTAACGGCCGATCCAGCGATGGGTGTCTTTAGACATCTGGATGCAGGTTACGAGCTTGCCAAAGAAGTCGCGCAAGAGCGTGGCGTAAAAAGCCTTTGGTTGTAA
- the hutH gene encoding histidine ammonia-lyase yields the protein MQINGENITLENLYQIATTPSMKVELSASGKAAMQKSRSYIEGRISSGEVMYGVNTGFGAFSSVRISDAEIEQLQRNLIRSHSVGVGTPFTKKETRAMMVLRANALAKGHSGIRPVVVEKILEFLNNDIIPVVPSQGSVGASGDLAPLSHLALTIIGEGLAWGKDGHPVDVRELLKEKNIEPLELKAKEGLSMINGCQVMTSVGLLSLWEARRLLWLADIAGAMSLEGLRGTRKAFDPLISATRPHPGEAKTARNLMKLLGETSQISESHSINDHRVQDAYSLRCMPAVHGAAKDALRYVVKVLETEANSSTDNPLVFADENKVLSCGNFHGMPVAHAMDFAGIALSSQASISECRISKMISTQMSELPAFLTPNGGLNSGHMIVQVAAASLVSENKVLAHPASVDSIPTSAEKEDHVSMGTIAARKFAQILRNAEHVVAMELLSACQAIDMLAPLQPNAGVKAVFEHIRKTVPYAKEDRIFYKDIEAIKAMMLGNELVTVAEKAIGPMEW from the coding sequence ATGCAAATTAACGGTGAAAACATCACTTTGGAAAACCTTTATCAAATCGCCACCACACCTAGCATGAAGGTTGAGTTGTCAGCCAGTGGTAAAGCGGCGATGCAAAAATCTCGTTCGTACATTGAAGGCCGTATTTCCAGTGGCGAAGTGATGTATGGAGTCAACACAGGTTTTGGTGCCTTTTCTTCCGTTCGTATCTCTGACGCTGAAATTGAACAGCTGCAAAGAAATCTGATTCGTTCGCACTCGGTGGGGGTTGGCACTCCTTTCACGAAAAAAGAAACTCGCGCCATGATGGTTCTTCGCGCCAACGCTTTGGCCAAAGGTCACAGCGGGATCCGTCCGGTCGTTGTCGAAAAAATTCTTGAGTTCTTAAACAACGACATCATTCCCGTAGTGCCATCGCAAGGTTCGGTTGGGGCGAGTGGCGACTTGGCTCCGCTTTCTCATTTAGCACTGACGATCATTGGCGAAGGCTTGGCGTGGGGAAAAGACGGTCACCCCGTTGACGTGCGCGAGCTACTCAAAGAAAAAAACATCGAACCTTTAGAGTTGAAAGCCAAAGAAGGTCTTTCCATGATCAACGGTTGTCAGGTGATGACGTCCGTCGGTCTGCTGTCTTTGTGGGAAGCTCGTCGCTTGTTGTGGCTTGCTGATATTGCGGGAGCGATGTCTTTAGAGGGTTTGCGCGGGACGCGAAAAGCTTTTGATCCTTTGATTTCAGCAACTCGTCCTCATCCCGGTGAGGCGAAAACCGCGCGCAACTTGATGAAGCTTTTAGGCGAGACCAGCCAAATTTCCGAAAGCCATTCTATCAACGACCATCGTGTGCAGGATGCGTATTCACTTCGCTGCATGCCCGCCGTTCATGGTGCGGCAAAGGATGCGCTTCGCTACGTCGTCAAAGTTTTGGAAACAGAAGCCAATTCTTCGACAGACAATCCATTGGTATTCGCCGACGAAAACAAGGTTCTTTCATGTGGTAACTTCCACGGCATGCCGGTGGCGCACGCCATGGACTTTGCGGGGATCGCGCTGTCATCACAAGCAAGCATCAGTGAATGCCGTATTTCAAAGATGATCTCGACCCAGATGAGTGAGCTTCCTGCGTTCTTAACACCGAACGGTGGTTTGAATTCAGGTCACATGATTGTGCAAGTGGCGGCGGCTTCTTTAGTGAGCGAGAACAAAGTTTTGGCGCATCCTGCTTCGGTGGACTCTATTCCGACATCGGCAGAAAAAGAGGATCATGTTTCCATGGGAACGATCGCCGCCAGAAAGTTTGCGCAAATTCTTAGAAACGCGGAACACGTTGTGGCGATGGAGTTGCTATCCGCATGTCAGGCGATTGACATGTTGGCACCTCTTCAACCAAACGCCGGAGTGAAAGCGGTGTTTGAGCATATTCGTAAAACAGTTCCTTACGCTAAAGAAGATCGTATCTTCTACAAGGACATTGAAGCTATTAAAGCGATGATGCTTGGAAACGAGCTTGTGACTGTGGCTGAAAAAGCTATCGGTCCGATGGAGTGGTAA
- a CDS encoding outer membrane beta-barrel protein produces MKKLMAVFALVLGFTSVSHADLLVEPYLGYEMGKSKDPDGKIDGTQLGLRLAYKTPIMFWAGLDYTMGVSAESKPDVGANEDAKRSTAYGVLGIDFPILLRAWVGYGFLNEIKLENSGKLKGSSYKMGVAFTGLPFISLNLEYLNETFTELDGNDLGTDGKNDSYVLSVSLPLEF; encoded by the coding sequence ATGAAAAAGCTCATGGCGGTATTTGCTTTGGTATTAGGCTTTACAAGCGTGTCGCACGCGGATCTTTTAGTGGAGCCTTATCTGGGCTATGAGATGGGAAAATCAAAGGATCCAGATGGTAAAATTGACGGAACGCAATTGGGACTTCGTTTGGCTTATAAAACGCCAATCATGTTCTGGGCCGGACTTGATTACACAATGGGAGTGAGTGCTGAATCTAAACCGGATGTCGGTGCAAATGAAGATGCTAAACGCAGCACGGCCTATGGTGTTTTAGGCATCGACTTTCCGATTCTGCTTAGAGCTTGGGTCGGTTACGGTTTCCTGAATGAAATCAAACTTGAAAATTCTGGTAAACTAAAAGGCTCCAGCTACAAAATGGGCGTGGCGTTCACAGGATTGCCTTTTATTTCTTTGAATCTTGAGTACCTTAATGAAACTTTCACAGAACTTGATGGCAATGACCTAGGCACCGATGGCAAGAATGACTCTTACGTTCTTTCTGTATCTTTGCCACTAGAATTCTAA
- the rpe gene encoding ribulose-phosphate 3-epimerase gives MVAPSILSADFANLEKEIKAVAEAGADWIHVDVMDGRFVPNITIGIPVVKSLKNVSPLPLDVHLMIEEPERYVEEFIKAGSDYLTIHIEATQNPAQVLRRIRELGAKAGITLRPRTSLDSVLPLLPLCDLVLVMTVEPGFGGQSFMHDQIEKISKLRHEIQTKNLSCLIEVDGGINAETAKLCHEADVFVAGSFVFSKDYKSAISSLKN, from the coding sequence ATGGTCGCGCCCTCTATTTTGTCAGCGGATTTTGCAAATCTTGAAAAAGAAATCAAGGCCGTTGCCGAAGCGGGGGCGGACTGGATTCACGTAGATGTCATGGATGGACGTTTTGTACCGAACATTACGATTGGCATTCCCGTCGTGAAGTCGTTAAAAAATGTGTCGCCGCTCCCCTTAGATGTGCATCTGATGATCGAAGAGCCTGAACGCTATGTTGAAGAGTTCATCAAGGCGGGCAGTGACTATCTGACCATTCACATCGAAGCGACACAAAACCCTGCACAGGTTCTTCGGCGTATTCGCGAATTGGGAGCCAAAGCCGGCATCACTCTAAGACCGCGCACCTCACTGGATTCCGTTCTGCCTTTGCTGCCACTGTGTGATCTGGTGCTGGTGATGACAGTAGAGCCCGGATTTGGTGGGCAATCCTTCATGCACGATCAGATCGAAAAAATTTCTAAACTTCGTCACGAAATCCAAACCAAGAATTTATCCTGTCTGATCGAAGTCGACGGGGGCATCAATGCGGAAACAGCCAAGCTGTGCCACGAGGCCGATGTTTTTGTCGCCGGAAGCTTTGTGTTTAGCAAAGATTATAAGTCCGCTATTTCGTCTTTAAAAAACTAG
- a CDS encoding ABC transporter substrate-binding protein: MQHLGIKKNSKNSKLIVSFFFLLLLSIFNLDAKAAPDLVRVGNLKFAHYGAISYLSEHCGKYNLNVQERVFAKGLDIVPAIIAGEIDVAASAADAAIAGRAGGAPVYAVAGFSKGGARIVVAKDSGIKSVKDLKGKKVGVARGGAQELLLYAELAKHNLTWSDQPGKDVQIVFMAFADLNQALQSKNIMAMSQSEPQSSQAINKGFGVELLKPYDTPMGEPIRTMVMTEKMYKERRPVAERFMKCFVEATKLFIEKPEIAEKFVIQKMFKGQITPQDFKDAMDNAQYTYDLTVEHMQITTDLMAKYGVGRMKKPPKAADWVKLDLLAEAKKAVGVP; encoded by the coding sequence ATGCAACACCTTGGAATCAAGAAGAATAGCAAGAACTCAAAGTTGATTGTCAGTTTCTTCTTCCTCTTACTGCTGAGTATTTTCAACCTGGATGCCAAAGCGGCGCCGGATCTGGTTAGAGTGGGGAACCTGAAGTTTGCCCACTACGGAGCCATCAGTTATCTTTCCGAACATTGTGGCAAATACAATCTCAATGTCCAGGAACGTGTCTTTGCCAAAGGCTTGGATATTGTGCCAGCCATCATCGCTGGCGAAATTGATGTCGCTGCCAGCGCCGCTGATGCGGCGATCGCAGGACGGGCTGGCGGAGCCCCGGTCTATGCCGTCGCGGGATTTTCTAAAGGCGGAGCCCGCATCGTCGTCGCCAAGGATTCAGGTATCAAGTCCGTCAAAGATCTGAAAGGAAAAAAAGTCGGCGTGGCCCGCGGGGGCGCGCAGGAACTTCTTTTATATGCGGAACTGGCGAAGCACAACCTAACCTGGTCGGACCAACCCGGAAAAGATGTGCAGATTGTCTTCATGGCTTTTGCCGATCTCAATCAGGCGCTACAATCTAAAAACATCATGGCCATGTCACAAAGTGAGCCTCAGTCGTCACAGGCGATTAATAAAGGTTTTGGTGTTGAACTTTTAAAGCCCTACGACACGCCGATGGGCGAACCGATTCGAACCATGGTCATGACCGAGAAAATGTATAAAGAGCGTCGTCCCGTCGCGGAACGTTTTATGAAATGTTTTGTGGAAGCCACTAAGCTCTTCATAGAAAAACCCGAGATCGCGGAAAAATTCGTGATTCAGAAAATGTTCAAGGGCCAGATCACCCCTCAGGACTTCAAGGATGCCATGGACAATGCTCAGTACACTTACGATCTGACCGTAGAGCACATGCAGATCACCACGGACTTGATGGCCAAGTATGGCGTAGGGCGTATGAAAAAACCACCCAAAGCGGCTGATTGGGTGAAGCTGGATCTATTAGCCGAGGCAAAAAAAGCGGTGGGAGTTCCGTAA
- the lpdA gene encoding dihydrolipoyl dehydrogenase — translation MSETQFDLIVIGSGPGGYVGAIRAAQLGLKTAIIEKDKTYGGTCLNVGCIPSKALLESSEHFVAAQHDFAAHGIKVSKVDLDLPTMMARKDKVVKQNTEGIAFLFKKNKITPFTGFGKIIAPGKVEVKGADGNTQVLTGKNIMIATGSAPVELPFLKFDEKRIVSNTGALALTQVPKTMIVVGGGVIGLELGSVWQRLGAKVTVIEYANRLGGTMDQECMTVLKRGLEKEGMSFLLSTKVTASKTLNDGVEVTYESLTDGKTASMKADVVLVATGRKPFTTGVGCEEMGIQKDPQGRIVVDKHFQTNIPGIFAIGDVITGPMLAHKAEEEGVALAEILAGHAGHVNYNTVPGIIYTHPEIAAVGLTEEQLKEKGIEFNVGKFPFMANGRARAKGFTDGFVKIIADKKTDRILGAHMVGPSVSELIHEVVVCMEFGGSSEDLARSFHAHPTLSEAVREAALGVEKRVRQM, via the coding sequence ATGAGCGAGACACAATTTGATCTGATCGTTATTGGTTCCGGACCCGGTGGTTACGTGGGCGCGATTCGTGCGGCGCAATTGGGACTTAAAACTGCAATTATCGAAAAGGATAAAACTTACGGCGGAACCTGCCTGAACGTCGGCTGTATTCCTTCCAAAGCTCTGCTTGAAAGTTCTGAACACTTCGTTGCGGCTCAACACGACTTCGCTGCGCACGGAATTAAAGTTTCCAAAGTGGACTTGGACCTACCAACAATGATGGCGCGCAAAGATAAAGTCGTTAAACAGAATACCGAAGGTATTGCTTTTCTTTTCAAGAAAAACAAAATCACGCCTTTTACCGGCTTCGGTAAAATTATCGCTCCGGGAAAAGTCGAAGTGAAGGGCGCTGATGGCAACACACAGGTTCTGACCGGAAAGAACATCATGATTGCGACGGGCTCTGCCCCCGTCGAACTTCCCTTCCTGAAATTTGATGAAAAACGTATTGTCTCTAACACCGGCGCCTTGGCACTGACTCAAGTACCAAAAACAATGATCGTCGTTGGCGGCGGTGTGATCGGCCTTGAATTGGGTTCTGTATGGCAACGCCTGGGTGCCAAAGTGACCGTGATCGAGTACGCCAATCGCCTGGGCGGCACGATGGATCAGGAATGCATGACCGTTTTAAAACGCGGTCTGGAAAAAGAAGGCATGAGCTTCCTGCTATCCACCAAAGTCACCGCCTCCAAAACTTTAAATGATGGCGTTGAAGTGACTTACGAGTCTTTGACCGACGGCAAAACAGCGTCCATGAAAGCAGATGTCGTGTTAGTCGCCACGGGCCGTAAGCCTTTCACAACCGGCGTCGGCTGCGAGGAGATGGGCATTCAAAAAGATCCTCAAGGACGTATCGTCGTTGATAAACACTTCCAAACGAACATCCCCGGCATCTTCGCTATTGGTGATGTGATCACAGGCCCTATGCTAGCGCATAAAGCCGAAGAGGAAGGCGTGGCCCTTGCGGAAATCCTGGCTGGTCATGCCGGCCATGTGAACTACAACACCGTTCCTGGCATCATTTACACTCATCCCGAAATCGCAGCCGTCGGTCTGACCGAAGAGCAATTGAAGGAAAAAGGCATCGAGTTCAATGTCGGAAAGTTTCCTTTTATGGCGAATGGCCGTGCTCGTGCGAAGGGCTTCACCGACGGCTTTGTTAAAATCATCGCTGACAAGAAAACAGACCGCATCCTGGGCGCCCACATGGTCGGCCCCAGCGTTTCCGAGCTGATTCATGAAGTGGTTGTCTGCATGGAGTTCGGTGGCAGCAGTGAAGACCTGGCACGTTCTTTCCACGCACATCCGACTTTAAGCGAAGCCGTTCGCGAAGCCGCGTTGGGTGTGGAAAAACGCGTAAGACAGATGTAA
- the fmt gene encoding methionyl-tRNA formyltransferase: MSKVRVCFLGTPEFAVTSLQALLKDEHFEVVGVVTQPDRPAGRKLQLTPSPVKVLAQAHGLKVLTPESLKADTAAVAEIASWGAEVGVVVAFGQILTQSFLDSFRFGCVNVHGSILPRWRGAAPIQRAIEAGDVESGVTLQKMVKKLDAGDIIGIRRVKLTPELNALELHDKLAELGADLLRVELMDYVRGNLAPTPQDESQVTIAKKIEKQESQVDWNLSAKAIDGKIRGFVYGPGVFTLLQGKKLKLHKATPVSGAVTAEPGSITAIHADHLSVATGDGILKLYEVQPESRNRMKVADFLKGHDLKVGDKLGV, encoded by the coding sequence TTGAGGTCGTCGGAGTTGTCACGCAACCGGATCGTCCTGCGGGACGTAAGTTGCAACTGACACCCAGCCCGGTCAAAGTATTGGCCCAAGCCCACGGTTTAAAAGTTCTGACGCCAGAGTCCCTGAAAGCGGACACGGCTGCCGTGGCGGAAATCGCTAGTTGGGGAGCTGAAGTCGGGGTGGTGGTTGCCTTCGGTCAAATTTTAACTCAGAGTTTTTTGGACTCGTTTCGTTTCGGCTGTGTGAATGTTCATGGTTCGATTCTTCCGCGCTGGCGAGGAGCAGCTCCTATTCAGAGAGCGATTGAAGCGGGTGACGTGGAAAGCGGAGTGACTTTGCAAAAGATGGTCAAAAAGCTGGATGCGGGCGACATCATTGGTATTCGCCGTGTGAAGCTAACTCCTGAATTGAATGCACTGGAACTTCACGACAAGCTGGCGGAATTGGGCGCTGATCTTTTGCGTGTGGAGTTGATGGATTATGTGCGTGGCAATCTTGCGCCGACTCCGCAAGATGAATCGCAAGTAACGATTGCCAAAAAAATTGAAAAGCAAGAATCCCAAGTGGACTGGAATCTTTCGGCGAAGGCCATCGACGGAAAAATCCGTGGCTTCGTTTACGGTCCCGGCGTCTTCACTTTGCTGCAAGGTAAAAAACTGAAATTACATAAGGCCACTCCGGTGAGCGGTGCTGTCACTGCCGAACCAGGCAGTATCACGGCCATCCATGCAGATCATTTATCTGTGGCGACGGGGGATGGCATTCTGAAACTCTATGAAGTTCAGCCCGAATCCCGCAATCGCATGAAGGTCGCGGATTTTTTAAAAGGTCATGATCTCAAAGTAGGAGACAAACTTGGTGTCTAA